The sequence CTATGCCGCGCGTTTATCGAAGGCGTCCGGTTTGCCGGTGCTCACCACCGGCGGCCTGCATTATGGTGAGCCGCCGAGCGAGGCAGCGATTATGGCCGACTCGTTGCGCGACGACTTCGGCGTGAACGTCCGCTGGCAGGAAGGAGAAAGCCGCACGACTTGGGAAAACGCCAACATGACGGCGGCAATTTTACTCCCCCAAGGCATCAAGCGCGTGGTGGTGGTGACCCAGGCATGGCACATGCCGCGTTCAGTCTGGAGTTTCGAGAAAGCCGGTTTTAACGTGGTCGCAGCGCCGGTCGGATTCTTGAGCGTGGACAACGCCCGCCCATTCGGCGGCTGGATGCCCGAGGCGAAAGCGGTGTGGCAGAACGGCCAGTTGATCAACGAAGTGGCGGGGCTGGTCGGGTACAAGTTGTTTTACCGGTGACCTAGCGGGCTGGTTCGCCTGTAGGCGCGCGTGAGAGTCCCGCGAGGCAACCCGGCTTTCCGAGATGGAACTGACACACCCGAATCTGTAGGAGCCGGCTTGCTGGCGAATGCGTCAGGCAGGCGCTGCAACGGTGACTGGCCAATCTGGTTCGCCAGCAAGCCGGCTCCTACAGATCGAGTAGGCACGGAGAATGTCGGAGACGTTAAATCGAGGCAGGCACGGAAGATGTCGGAGACGTTAGATCGAGGCAGGCACGGAGAATATCGAAGACATTAGATCGAGGAGGCACGGAAAATGTCGGAGACGTTAAATCGAGGCAGGCAAGCTAGATGTCGGGGACGTTGTCTGTAGGCGCGCGTGGGTGTCCCGCGAGCCGACCCAGCGCTTTCCGAGATGGAACTGACACACCCGAATCTGTAGGAGCCGGCTTGCTGGCGAATGGGTCAGGCCAGGCGCTGCAACGGTGACTGGCCAATCTGGTTCGCCAGCAAGCCGGCTCCTACAGATCGAGTAGGCGCGGAGAATATCGAAGACATTAGATCGAGGCAGGCAGGGTAGATGTTGAAGACATTGTCCGTAGTCGCGTGGCGTGTCCCGCGAGGCAACCCGGCTTTCCGAGATGGAACTGACACACCCGAATCTGTAGGAGCCGGCTTGCTGGCGAATGCGTCAGGCAGGCGCTGCAACGGTGACTGGCCAATCTGGTTCGCCAGCAAGCCGGCTCCTACAGAACGAGGCAGGCACGGAAAATGTCGGAGACGTTAGATCGAGGCAGGCACGGAAAATGTCGGAGACGTTAGATTGAGGCAGGCATGGACAATCTCCCCAATCAGAAATCGACGAGGCCCCGGCAGCCTCCGGGTTTGGAAACCGCCAGGTCGCATCAACGTTCGGGTATTACACCGCCTTCGCAATCCTGCCGGCAAAAAATGCCCAGCCCACCAGCAGCAACGACAGGATGATCAGTGGCCATGAGCGCCAGTGCAGGTAGGGCGTCAGGTTTTGCATCGGGGTGACTTCGCCGTACATCACGGCGCGCTCGAACTGCGGCACCGTCGTGGTGATCTCGCCAAACGGGTCGATCAGCGCGCTGACGCCGTTGTTGGTGGCGCGGATCATCCAGCGGCCGGCCTCCAGCGCGCGCATCTGCGCCATCTGCAAATGCTGCAGCGGGCCGATCGAGGTGCCAAACCAGGTGTCGTTGCTCACCGTCAGCAACAGGTC comes from Pseudomonas lutea and encodes:
- a CDS encoding YdcF family protein, translated to MPFRYFIKNLLLPPGIFLLLLVLAWWLRNRRPMLARVMFVLGVGGMTGMSLPVVVEWTARGIESVPPLPQSEWATLAQRADAIVILGSGRERNAPSWGADIPTGVALERMRYAARLSKASGLPVLTTGGLHYGEPPSEAAIMADSLRDDFGVNVRWQEGESRTTWENANMTAAILLPQGIKRVVVVTQAWHMPRSVWSFEKAGFNVVAAPVGFLSVDNARPFGGWMPEAKAVWQNGQLINEVAGLVGYKLFYR